In one Colletotrichum destructivum chromosome 2, complete sequence genomic region, the following are encoded:
- a CDS encoding Putative purine-cytosine permease, uracil/uridine/allantoin permease: MSLGEVARSLRLPDSDVAESNVWINDDIRPMPPSRRRWTTSTFISFWLTNQVAISNWQLGASLVAVGLSVWQSVIAIIIGKIIIALVAIANGMVGAEWHIGFPVVSRYIWGVYGQYLILIQRIFLSLVWFAVQSWTGGLTVVNCLSAIFPSFESLGNVFPESSHLTTKDFIGWIIFNILLIPILYIRPERIQKVLLAFNIISSVTLISIMIWALATAGEPGSLVRQGSKSMSSSELGWQIVHGITTVIGSIAVGLTNQPDYCRFARRPGDQIFGQWFSIIFFGAVFPTFGCLAASATGVIYGQPIWNPPLIVQAWLDTDYNAKSRAGAFFAGLGLLCIQLSINSIDNAFSAGMDLAGLFCRYVNIRRGAYVGLVLSIALCPWELLSSASVFISVLSAYSVFLGPVIGIQICDYFVIRRRRIKLSDLYHPRPDGSFYYWRGFNPRAFVAWVCGFATQLPGFAASVTPDSVKVGAAWINLYYLAFPLGFAISFLLHLGLNTVWPPQEAGAVDEVDYYATFTNTEARKLGVLPLGSEIIEGPQKGIDTRTAEKGPRIWLRSLLK; the protein is encoded by the exons atgagtctcggcgaggtcgcccGGTCGCTGCGGCTGCCCGACAGCGACGTGGCCGAGTCCAACGTCTGGATCAACGACGACATCCGGCCCATGCccccgagccgccgccgctggacgacgtcgacctttATCTCCTTTTGGTTGACGAACCAAGTGGCCA TCTCCAACTGGCAGCTGGGCGCTTCTCTCGTGGCGGTCGGCCTCTCGGTCTGGCAGagcgtcatcgccatcatcatcggcaagatcatcatcgccctcgttgccatcgccaacggcatGGTCGGCGCCGAGTGGCACATTGGCTTCCCCGTCGTCTCCCGTTACATCTGGGGCGTCTACGGACAGTACCTCATCCTGATCCAGAGGATCTTCCTCAGCCTGGTCTGGTTCGCCGTGCAATCGTGGACCGGTGGCTTGACGGTGGTCAACTG TCTGTCCGCCATCTTCCCGTCCTTCGAGTCTCTGGGCAACGTCTTCCCCGAGTCTTCCCACCTGACGACAAAAGACTTCATCGGCTGGATCATCTTCaacatcctcctcatccccatCCTCTACATCAGACCGGAACGCATCCAGAAGGTGCTCCTCGCCTTCAACATCATCTCCTCCGTCACCCTCATCTCCATCATGATCTGGGCCCTCGCCACCGCAGGCGAACCCGGCTCGCTCGTCCGGCAGGGGTCCAAGTCCATGTCCTCCAGCGAGCTCGGCTGGCAGATCGTCCACGGCATCACCACCGTCATCGgcagcatcgccgtcggcctcaCCAACCAGCCCGACTACTGCCGCTTCGCCCGCCGTCCCGGCGACCAGATCTTCGGCCAGTGGTTCagcatcatcttcttcggcgccgtcttcccgACCTTTGGCTGCCTCGCCGCTTCCGCCACCGGCGTCATCTACGGCCAGCCCATCTGGAACCCGCCCCTGATCGTCCAGGCCTGGCTCGATACCGACTACAACGCCAAGAgccgcgccggcgccttcttcgccggcctcggcctcctctgcATCCAGCTCAGCATCAACTCGATCGACAACGCCTTCTCCGCCGGCAtggacctcgccggcctgttCTGCCGCTACGTCAAcatccgccgcggcgcctACGTCGGCCTCGTGCTGAGCATCGCCCTCTGCCCGTGGGAGCTCCTCTCGTCCGCCAGCGTCTTCATCAGCGTCCTGTCGGCCTACAGCGTCTTCTTGGGCCCCGTCATCGGCATCCAGATCTGCGACTACTTCGtcatccgccgccgcaggaTCAAGCTGTCCGACCTGTACCACCCGCGACCCGACGGCTCGTTCTACTACTGGAGGGGCTTCAACCCGcgcgccttcgtcgcctGGGTCTGCGGCTTCGCGACGCAGCTTCCCGGGTTCGCGGCGAGCGTCACGCCCGACagcgtcaaggtcggcgcGGCGTGGATCAACCTGTACTACCTCGCCTTTCCtctcggcttcgccatcTCGTTCCTGCTGCACCTGGGTCTCAACACGGTCTGGCCGCCCCAAGAGGCCGGTGCGGTTGACGAGGTGGACTACT